The proteins below come from a single Oscillospiraceae bacterium genomic window:
- a CDS encoding methyltransferase, with amino-acid sequence MGVEILDHGTRVLTAPGATFGTDALLLGRFALPRRGERALDMCSGCGIISLLWHDAGHRGPCTALELDAAASALCAQAAADNEADHITPLCADLRQFCTAGPEQGQYDFAACNPPYFAAGPRSPDPRRAEARHTDSCTTADAVDCARRALRDGGRFVLCQRPEQLAEILAALRAARLEPKRLAFVKNRPNGAPWLFLVEAQKGRRTGLRVEPDVLITSGAAMYGPKG; translated from the coding sequence ATGGGCGTTGAGATACTGGACCACGGCACCCGCGTGCTGACCGCGCCGGGCGCGACCTTCGGCACCGATGCGCTGCTGCTGGGCCGCTTTGCCCTGCCCCGCCGGGGGGAGCGCGCGCTCGATATGTGCAGCGGCTGCGGCATCATCTCGCTGCTGTGGCACGATGCCGGCCACCGCGGCCCCTGCACGGCACTTGAGCTGGACGCCGCGGCCTCCGCCCTCTGCGCGCAGGCCGCCGCCGACAACGAGGCCGACCACATCACGCCGCTCTGCGCCGACCTGCGGCAGTTCTGCACCGCCGGGCCGGAGCAGGGGCAGTATGATTTTGCCGCCTGCAACCCGCCGTATTTTGCGGCCGGGCCGCGCAGCCCCGACCCGCGCCGGGCCGAGGCCCGCCATACCGACAGCTGCACCACCGCCGATGCTGTGGACTGCGCCCGCCGCGCCCTGCGGGACGGCGGCCGCTTTGTGCTGTGCCAGCGCCCCGAGCAGCTGGCCGAGATCTTAGCCGCCCTGCGCGCTGCCCGCCTTGAGCCGAAGCGGCTGGCCTTTGTCAAAAACCGGCCAAACGGCGCACCGTGGCTCTTCCTTGTCGAGGCGCAAAAGGGCCGCCGCACCGGCCTGCGCGTCGAGCCGGATGTGCTGATAACGAGTGGTGCGGCGATGTATGGGCCGAAGGGTTAG
- a CDS encoding glycosyltransferase, giving the protein MKILLIHCHYRLPGGEDAVFAAERALLERRGHTVLVYERSNEEAAHGLAKALLPLHAVWNRRAAREVCDLIRREGVEAVHIHNTLLLLSPAVVRAAKRCGVPVVQTLHNFRLFCPNGILLRDGAVCEDCPRRGLHCALQHRCYRGSLAQTLVVAASYRLHRALGSWRGVWVTTPTEFDREKLLAFNRLRPTFDESRLVVKPNPVNVPAGPVIPWEERDRRFVFAGRLEELKGLRTVIEAWRLLGDTAPELLIAGDGPLADWARAQALPRVRFLGQLERAELHRLIGASYAVIAASLCYESFALVPAEAHALGTPVLASRIGNVGASVRPGFDGLCFAPGDAAALAGAVRALRAMQFDCAAIAAATRRRFSEEENYRTLMKLYGRRAAEESL; this is encoded by the coding sequence TTGAAAATTCTGCTGATACACTGTCATTACCGGCTGCCCGGCGGCGAGGACGCCGTCTTTGCCGCGGAGCGCGCCCTGCTTGAGCGCCGCGGCCATACCGTGCTGGTGTATGAGCGCAGCAATGAGGAGGCCGCCCACGGCCTTGCCAAAGCGCTGCTGCCGCTGCACGCAGTCTGGAACCGCCGCGCTGCCCGCGAGGTCTGCGACCTCATCCGGCGGGAGGGGGTCGAGGCCGTGCATATCCACAACACGCTCCTACTGCTCAGCCCCGCCGTGGTCCGCGCCGCCAAGCGCTGCGGCGTGCCGGTCGTGCAGACGCTGCACAATTTCCGGCTGTTCTGTCCCAACGGCATCCTGCTGCGGGACGGCGCCGTCTGCGAGGATTGCCCCCGCCGCGGCTTGCACTGCGCACTGCAGCACCGCTGCTACCGCGGCAGTCTGGCGCAGACCCTTGTGGTCGCCGCGTCCTACCGGCTGCACCGGGCGCTGGGCAGCTGGCGCGGTGTCTGGGTCACGACCCCGACCGAGTTTGACCGCGAAAAGCTGCTGGCCTTCAACAGGCTGCGCCCCACCTTTGACGAGAGCCGCCTTGTTGTCAAGCCAAACCCCGTCAATGTGCCCGCCGGGCCGGTCATCCCGTGGGAGGAGCGCGACCGCCGCTTCGTCTTTGCCGGCCGGCTGGAGGAGCTCAAGGGGCTGCGCACCGTCATTGAGGCGTGGCGTCTGCTGGGCGACACCGCACCCGAGCTGCTCATCGCCGGGGACGGCCCGCTGGCCGACTGGGCGCGCGCACAGGCGCTGCCCCGGGTCCGGTTTCTCGGCCAGCTTGAGCGTGCGGAGCTGCACCGTCTGATCGGCGCAAGCTATGCCGTCATTGCCGCAAGCCTCTGCTATGAAAGCTTTGCCCTTGTCCCCGCCGAGGCCCACGCCCTCGGCACGCCGGTGCTGGCCAGCCGGATCGGCAATGTGGGGGCCTCGGTGCGCCCCGGGTTTGACGGGCTCTGCTTTGCGCCGGGCGATGCCGCCGCGCTGGCGGGGGCCGTGCGCGCCCTGCGGGCCATGCAGTTTGACTGCGCGGCCATTGCCGCCGCCACCCGCCGCCGCTTCAGCGAGGAAGAAAACTACAGAACTCTGATGAAATTATACGGCCGCCGCGCCGCCGAGGAATCGCTATGA